In Phacochoerus africanus isolate WHEZ1 chromosome 1, ROS_Pafr_v1, whole genome shotgun sequence, the following are encoded in one genomic region:
- the LOC125113304 gene encoding olfactory receptor 5K3-like: protein MTGDNQSLPTEFILTGFTNHPQLKPLLFVVFLTIYLITMVGNLGLMALIFIERRLHTPMYIFLGNLALMDSCCSCAISPKMLENFFSKNRIISLYECMAQFYFLCLAETADCFLLAAMAYDRYVAICNPLQYHIMMSKKLCIKMTIGAYICGNLHSVIHVGFLFRLTFCSLHQINHFFCDVLPLLRLSCVDPYINELMILIFTGFIQIFTITIVIISYLFILFIIFTMKSNKSRGKALSTCASHFFSVSIFYGSLIFMYIRPNSVKEEEKNKAVAVFYTIVIPFLSPIIYSLRNKEVINVMKKMMKIA, encoded by the coding sequence ATGACTGGGGATAACCAATCCCTTCCAACTGAGTTTATCCTCACGGGATTTACTAATCATCCACAACTGAAGCCCCTTCTGTTTGTAGTGTTCCTGACCATCTATCTGATCACCATGGTGGGAAACCTTGGTCTGATGGCATTGATATTCATAGAGCGTCGTCTTCACACCCCAATGTACATCTTTCTGGGCAACCTCGCTCTGATGGATTCTTGTTGTTCTTGTGCCATTTCCCCCAAGATGCTAGAGAATTTCTTCTCTAAGAACAGAATAATTTCTCTCTATGAATGCAtggcacaattttattttctctgcctagCTGAAACTGCAGACTGCTTTCTCCTAGCAGCAATGGCTtatgatcgctatgtggccatctgcaacccactgcaGTACCACATCATGATGTCAAAGAAACTATGTATTAAGATGACCATAGGGGCCTACATATGTGGAAACCTGCACTCCGTGATTCATGTTGGGTTTCTGTTTAGGTTAACTTTCTGTAGTTTGCATCAAATCAACCACTTTTTTTGTGATGTCCTTCCATTATTGAGACTCTCCTGTGTTGACCCTTATATCAATGAATTGATGATATTAATCTTTACAGGGTTCATTCAAATCTTCACTATTACCATAGTAATAATCTCTTACCTTTTCAtccttttcataattttcacaATGAAATCCAACAAAAGCAGAGGGAAAGCCTTATCTACTTGTGCATCCCACTTTTTCTCTGTCTCAATATTCTATGGTTCTCTCATCTTCATGTACATTCGACCAAATTCagttaaagaagaagaaaaaaataaagctgttgcTGTTTTTTATACTATAGTGATTCCATTTTTAAGCCCTATTATTTATAGCCTAAGAAATAAGGAAGTAATAAATGttatgaaaaaaatgatgaagattGCATAA